In Fusobacterium nucleatum, the genomic stretch ACCCCTATTCCTGGAACTCTTAAAAGCTCCTTGTATGATGCCTTATTTATTTCTATTGGGAAAAAATGCCAATTTTGTATAGCCCAATTTGTTTTTGGATCAAGATGTGGATCTATAAATGGTTTTTTTTCATTAAGAATTTCATTAGCCTTAAAATCATAAAATCTTAGTAACCAGTCTGCTTGATAAAGTCTATGTTCTCTTATCATAGGAACTGTTTCATTCATATTTACAAGAATTCCAGACTTATTTACAGGTACATAACCTGAATAATATACTCTTTTTAAATTAAAATTTTTATAAAGATGTTCACTTCTATTTAATATAGTGTAATCACTTTCTCCACTTGCTCCTATTATCATCTGTGTTGTTTGTCCAGCTGGAATAAAAGATGGTGTACTTTTAAAAAGTTTTTTATCTTCAATATTTTCAATTAGATTTTTACGAATAAGTCCCATTGATGTTGAAATATCAGTAGGCTTCTTATCAGGTGCAAGAAGTTTAAGAGCACTATTTTCAGCAAATTCTATATTTACTGAAACTCTATCTACATATAGCCCTATTTCATGGATAAGCTCTCTACTTGCTCCTGGTATTACTTTCATATGAATATAGCCATTAAATTTCTCTTCAAGTCTAAGTTTTTTAGCAACTGCAATCATAAGCTCCATTGTGTAATCTGCACTTCTTATAATACCTGAACTTAAAAAAAGTCCTTCAATATAGTTTCTCCTATAAAAATTTATAGTCAGTTTTACTATCTCATCAGGAGTTAGTATTGCTCTTTCAATATCATTATCTTTACGATTAATACAATATTTACAATCATACATACAATAATTTGTCATAAGTATTTTAAGTAAAGAAATACATCTACCATCTGCTGACCATGAATGACATATACCACTCATAGCTGCATTTCCCAGTCCATTATTTGTATTTTTTCTACTACTTCCACTTGAAGAACATGAAACATCATATTTTGCAGCATCACTTAATATTCTTAATTTTTCTTCAATAGTTCTATTCATAATTTCCCCTTATCTAATGAAACTTCTGTAAGCTCACAACATTTATAATAATATATCTTTTTTAATCAACTTTTATCATTTTTAGTATACTATATATTTTAGGGAAATCAAAATATAAAAGTAATTTATCTTATATTTTTTAATGGGAAATTTTTATTTTATTTTTTAAAATACCTAGTTCCTCTACCGTTTCCTATAATATCAACATAATTCTTTTGAATTAATTTTTTTAGTAATCTGTTTAATTTATCTTTTTTAAATTCTGTCATTTCCAAAATTTCACTACTTGATAATATATTTCCTTTTTCCAAAATATCCATCACTATTCTTTCGTCTGTTGTTAAAAATAGTTTAGTTTCAATTATTGGTAAAGTTATTTTTATTGAATTTTCAAAAATTTCAAAATTTGGTTTGACTGCATAATCTTTATAGCTTTCATTTATTCTTCTAATTCCTGTTCCAAACATTTCAATATACTTTAATCTAAAAAATATATTAGCTAAGATAGGATTTCTAAGTTGTGAAATTTGTCCATTTAAATATTCTTTTTCACTTATTCCAGTAGGTAATCCTCCTGGTGACGATACTTCTAATTTATCCTCATACATTGATATTCTAATATTTGAATTTACATCCCAAGTTCTATGAATTAAAGCATTTGCTATCACTTCTCTAAATGCCCTCTCTGGTATTAACTCTTTTTCTATTCTTTCTGAACCTAGAATTTGCTCATATTTATAATATCTATTGAAAACTTCCAAAGTTTTTTTGTATTGTAAAATAATAGAGATATTTACTAACAAATTTCTATCTAAAATTTCATCTATATTCTTTCCAAATTTTGCAATATCAACTCCTGAAAAACTATTTTTATCTGATAAGAGTTCAGCTGCATTATTATAACCATTTTTATCATCATATAAATTTAAAGTTTTTAAAATATCTTTAGAAAAATTTTTTAATAATAATTTTTCTTCTAATTCTTCTTTTAAAATATTGAATTCCAAATTTTGATTTTTAGCTTTTAATTCCTCATAATACTGGTTTAAACCTAATAATGTCAATCTATTTAATTCAACTTTATCAACTTCAACTGTCGAAGTATCATTTCTTTTATATGCTTTTCCTTTATAAAGATAAGGCTTATTCATTCCTTCTTCAACTATTAAGGTTATTATATTTTTTTTATTATCTTTTATAAATTTAAAATCTGGTTTAGGACTTATATTATCATTAATTTTATTCTCTAAATCTAAACAAAGTTCTTCTATATTCTCTAAACCAATAATTTTTCCACTATCCTCAACACCAAATATAATTTTTCCTGTATTATAATTAGAAAAAGCACTAACTGTTTTTAAAAAAGTATTTGTTATTGTTGACTTTAATTCTACTTCTCTGCTCTCTTTCATATCATCCCTCCAAGAAAAATTATAGCATATATCAGTCATAAATGCGATGTAAAATTTTACGACTGATTTTTATTGCAAAAATACGATGTAAATCTTATTCTTTTATTCCTTTTCTATATTCATGAGTAAAATGTTTATCATATAGTTTAGATTTTTCATACTCATTACCTAAAAAATCTCCAACTAATATCTGTGCAGTTTTATTTATTTCAGCTTCTTTTACTTTTTGTTCAATAGTTTCAAGAGTTCCCAAAACTATTTTTTGGTCTGCCCAACTTGCTTTTTGTACAACAGCCACAGGTGTTGACATAGGATAAGAAGTAGCCAATGCTTCAACGACTTTATCTATCATATGAACTGATAGAAATATTGC encodes the following:
- a CDS encoding putative DNA modification/repair radical SAM protein encodes the protein MNRTIEEKLRILSDAAKYDVSCSSSGSSRKNTNNGLGNAAMSGICHSWSADGRCISLLKILMTNYCMYDCKYCINRKDNDIERAILTPDEIVKLTINFYRRNYIEGLFLSSGIIRSADYTMELMIAVAKKLRLEEKFNGYIHMKVIPGASRELIHEIGLYVDRVSVNIEFAENSALKLLAPDKKPTDISTSMGLIRKNLIENIEDKKLFKSTPSFIPAGQTTQMIIGASGESDYTILNRSEHLYKNFNLKRVYYSGYVPVNKSGILVNMNETVPMIREHRLYQADWLLRFYDFKANEILNEKKPFIDPHLDPKTNWAIQNWHFFPIEINKASYKELLRVPGIGVTSAKRIVMTRKYSTIRYEHLKKLGIVIKRAKYFITVNGEFLGFKNENPDLVRNVLMEKEKVVVQQLKLFNLQ
- a CDS encoding RNA-binding domain-containing protein, whose amino-acid sequence is MKESREVELKSTITNTFLKTVSAFSNYNTGKIIFGVEDSGKIIGLENIEELCLDLENKINDNISPKPDFKFIKDNKKNIITLIVEEGMNKPYLYKGKAYKRNDTSTVEVDKVELNRLTLLGLNQYYEELKAKNQNLEFNILKEELEEKLLLKNFSKDILKTLNLYDDKNGYNNAAELLSDKNSFSGVDIAKFGKNIDEILDRNLLVNISIILQYKKTLEVFNRYYKYEQILGSERIEKELIPERAFREVIANALIHRTWDVNSNIRISMYEDKLEVSSPGGLPTGISEKEYLNGQISQLRNPILANIFFRLKYIEMFGTGIRRINESYKDYAVKPNFEIFENSIKITLPIIETKLFLTTDERIVMDILEKGNILSSSEILEMTEFKKDKLNRLLKKLIQKNYVDIIGNGRGTRYFKK